Below is a window of Syngnathus typhle isolate RoL2023-S1 ecotype Sweden linkage group LG12, RoL_Styp_1.0, whole genome shotgun sequence DNA.
tacacaatatacatacaagtaaacaacacaaaaagtaaaaacaagaaggcacaaacaatgaataaataagagtgatgaataaataataaataaataaaaatgcctGCAAAATGCATAAAAACAggtggttttgttttgcaattaATATCCCACTGATGCAATACCAATCAGAATACTGTTTAGCATAGTGGAGGCAGAtagaacatattattgtaagtgattttttttttacttgacttcccctttaagaaCCTAACACAGTGCGGGTGTGAGCTCGAGGCAGACACTGCGgaactttttgtttcttttaattCACTTTAAAAGGTATACCGGCTAGTTGATTCTCACTTACCCAggaaccttttttctttttttttttgctttatgaaAGCCCATGGGCATTTTTTACATCTGCGTCATTGCAACTTTGTTCACCATTCAGGAACCTCCCAAAATTACCCATAGCCACCTTGACCCTGTCTTGTGGTTTTAGGGTATGTACACATTAATCTAAATTTCTTATGTTTGCACTATTAGATTTCACTTTGGCTGGTATTTGAATAACGACCACAACTGCCAGTCAAAACAAGAAATCAGACAGAACTGAATACAAATGTAGTGAGTATTTCTGTAAGTAGCTTTACGTGCagtaattttaaaatgttttaaaattgaTGTTAATGTATGATGTTGGTTGGCTTGCATGGAGCCTCATAAATctgaatcagctttattggccaagtttgtgcatgccaaaagAGGAATTATTTAAATTACCATTTAAATTGAGCGTGACAGTGTCATGAAGAGATcggagctgggcgaccaaatgcagcttggaccagtttATTGAACGAACTCAAAAGACAAACTATAGATGCTCGATTAGGGACATGAATAACTGAACAGAAAGAGAAAACAAGACAAGCAACAAGAAAAACCAAGAAGACATAAGACGCAAACAATCCcacagggagtgacacgcagacaggacttaaatacaagacagttaACGAGAGTCAATTACACTGATCAGAGCACAGGAGGGGAATGGCTAGCACACAGACACGCTAACcgaaactcataaatgacattaAAACAAGGAAACGAACTGTGACAGATCTTGACAGACAGTCTACTATTAATACCTTAATTGAAAATGTTGTCTCATTGGAGTGGATTAACTTGAGCCTGCTGTTCCTGTCACTGACTATGTTATAAGATGTTGATTGAGATCTTAAACTTGCTCATCAACTGTAACCAACATCATAAAATTAGAAAGCCCCACTTTAAAGCGACCTTGTGGTAGTCTCAAATAATATATTCATTAGTTGTGCAATCTTCTTTTAGAATGACTACAAACTGGCTATGAGGCGAGAGAACACTAGTTCAACAACAGCATTGCTCCCTAAGCATAAAAATCTCCCAAATGTGCATCTGATACCACTCAGGCGCTTTGCCAGAGCAGTTCAttaaattgcagttgatcaggCAACAGCAAATTCCAACTTATGTCTTTCCTAACATTGAGTGCAGGAAGTTCAGCTGCTTGAATAgttactacaaaaaaaaaagggtggatGCTTTTAGGGAAATTCTACAGAAAACTAAAATGGTGATATAGTTGAAACTTCAAGTTTAACACAATTGTTTAGGTTGACATACAAAGTGGAAATCATGCAATCATAACTGTCATACGGTACATCAAGtgtaaaagaaagaaacaaacaaaatcagACTGAACGTTACACtaaaatcaaaagaaagaaagaaatctcCTCTCCTCCCATTTGTCTTCAGCGTGATGGAGAAGTAGCATTTAAGGATAGGTACATAAAGGGAGGCTTCAGAGGTGAGTCGACATTTAAGCATTCTTATTTATCAGACAAATGTAAAAAGGAGAAATAGCTTTGTACTACAGTAcaattagcatcgatgccaacgcCGCCACAAAATGAGAGCcactactcttttttttttactcgtcaTACAAATTGAATACATGCTTTTGATGGTCGTAAAATAGTTTTGCTTGTGTGTTTCCGCAGACTTTTTGGACACAGCGGCGCTTGCAGTGCATGTGGACAGGCTATCCCTGCTAGCGAAATGGTGATGCGGGCACAAGGAAACGTTTACCACCTGAAGGTGAGGTTGATTATGTGTCTCATCACCTCAGtatcgtatttttcgcaccaaaagttgcactggattataaggcgcaccctcattgaattttttattttagaaattatttcatatatagggcacaccggattaaaaggcccataaaatagaagctatactgcaactaactgaggttgactaggcttgcggtatgcatccactagccaataatcaatgagccctctgtaaacaatcgcgtttctcaaactagctcctataaaatgatcggaactgaccaaagtttgatttaacacattggtactgcttaccgtttttttccgtgtatagtgcgcccccatgtataatacgcaccctaaaaatggcatgctgatgctggaaaaaagcctgtacccatgtataatacgcacccaatttttatgaattctttttttatgaattttttttttttttttttttaagtcccaatgatcgtcacacacgcagggaggcaatgggtcccatttttatagtctttggtatggtcttaactaggctggatgtccttttcttttgttggcgttgatttctccgactgcccctaaacgcaccaccgcgctccgtgcgcgcacggaaaAGAGGCGtgtggacgtgaaaaaggcggctctgtatgggagagacgttgaagaggaataaaaacacccttggaaaccaaaacttggtgatttcaagtttcatttcgagggacatttgtcacgtctcgtccccagttttgctatgtgtctaggttgccatagtttctgttcgcgtcgcccctctcttcctgtgtcacctcaatcgatgtaacgtgttttgtatttaagtcctgtctgcccctcgctcaccgtcggatcattgcatgtgttactgtcatgatgtctgtttgctttctgttcctgtctttggtaatgtcaccctgtctttttgttccacgactttgtcggtcagtcctgttgttggttttgttttctaaaaaaaaaaagaaaatttaaaaaaaaaaaaattaaaaaatattttgtatccatgtataatgcgcaccccagattttaggacaatgaattcgttagattttgcgcactatacacggaaaaaaacggtatgtttccgttccatatcgatccgtaaatttactcgaaacattgacggagcagcctattttgaaatgaaatagccttgtgcgtatagcagctatcattatagcattagccacccgcaaactcccatgagccttagctcgcagactcccatgagtctcagcaaagtgtcgtggcagccccctgcaaacaatcgcgtttcccaAACCttctcccataaaagtgatcggacccgactaaagactgatttaacacattggtactgcttatttatgattccgttggataATGATCCGTAAACatactcgaaaacattaacggaacagcctattttgaaatgaaatagcctcgcgggtacaacagctattcagtgacgccccctgaccatgGTTGTCGTAATGCTGGCACGCGGTGCGACCtcactagtcgtactaaaacatactgaaacattttggcagagcgctatGTACAACCagcatggatcaacaaattcatcaattgattcagaaaaggcgcactgtggttttttgaataaattttaagtttttaagtgcgcccaatagtgcggaaaatacggtatatacataGCATTGTATCATCAAACTGCAATTGTTGTACTTGTTCTTGGTCCTGGTCAGTGGGGCATGATTGTAGATGAAATTATTAACAAATCTTTCATGTGTCTTTATGTGTCAGTGTTTCATTTGTGCAACCTGTCGGAACCGCCTTGTCCCTGGTGATCGCTTTCACTACATCAACGGGACGATCTTCTGTGAACATGATCGGCCGGGAGGTGGACTACTCAGTGGACACCCAACTCAAATGCATGCCAATGGCATGATGTCCGACCAGAAGGTGAGAAGCGTTTTGCTCTGTGTGTTCATTTGCATTTTAGAAATCACACTACACGATTTACTAATAACTCATAAGACCTGAACTTAAGCTGTCTGCCTTGTATAATAACAGCCTTTGTATTACGGTCTGCATTATGGAACTGTACGACAAGTTGATATTTATCAAcggataaatataaataatatactgATATTTGGTACAAGTACATACTAATGATCTATTTCCATTATTTACAGGTATGCTGAGAAACTAGATGGAAAAACTTGAGTGGCTTCTACCTTCAACTCTTCTATCGGCTTCCTTGTTCGCCTTTCTCCTCTTGTAAACCAGCTTGTCACTCTTTTCATGATGAGAGAAGGTTGAATTGTTGCTTCATTTGAGGGAGGATGGTTGAACCACTCGACTACTGTCTCTAATGAACTGTAGCAACAATAGTGTTGTGAGGATTAGCCATGGCTGAAAGGAAGGGAAAATACATTGACATTTCATAGCAGTGACTTCAGCAAAAACCACGATGCTCTTTGCCCACCCGTCCAAAAAGTGGATATTGAATCTGGAGGTATCACTGAACTCAACTCATACAGAATGCACAACATTCGTGAGTTTTAtggcatttttttgtgtttgtctgttAAACAGTAAAAATCCACAACTGTGTTTTCTGTGTTGTTCCAGGATTCATCTTAATTAAAGGGGAAAGTGGTGGCTTTTTTTAATCGTGTTCATACTACACACAGAATTAGCTTCAAAGCTttttgtatcttatttttgtatattatatattgtatgtactgtatgtataCTCAATTTAGCTTTTTATCTGAAACAAAATGTTGCCTTTTGAAGAATTGGTATTGGCATTGTGTTTTTGTGATCTGATGTTATACTTTACTTGTAACTAGTAATAACCTCTGTGAATGGCTGGAAGCCAGTCGAGTGTGTACCTCAACTttggcccaaagtcagctgtcaGTCAACCTTTGGATGAGTTATCAAAGAATTTGATTATGAATTGTAAAGCTTGGTGTATGCTTGGCGTATGTACGTTCCGCGTGTAAATGAGTTCGTCCAGCACCACTTTGGCACCCTATCATACTCTGCACGGCTTGTCACAGCGTGTAGTCTATATTCTCCCATACAATAGGAGGCAGTGAAGATCGTCTACATCACATGGacaatattttattcatattttaacGTAAATAAATGAAACTAAAGAATTGGGTAGTAGAACATTGGTGTTTAAAACAGCTCTTTGTTGTCCGCCATCTTTTCAGCGCAGGAGCTTCCGCGGGGTTTAGAAATCTCGACAGGAAGCATCAAGCATATACCAAGCCATTTAATTGTGCAACAGCTGATGAATCCAATACGCAACTGATCCACCTGGAAAGCTAATAGCACTTCTCTTGACATCGTAGCACCACAACACATTGTCCATTTGTATAATAAAAGaactttttttctcactttcatTCATTGCTCACTTACTCAATAAAACTACATGCACAAACAAGGGAGAACATTATACTGAGATGAACTATCTGTCTGAAGTAGTACTGCACTCTTAAGCATATATTTGAAAATAGTAAATAGGCCATAATTAATGCAATGCATACACTAAAGAGACACTGAAAGTTACATAAATGCTTGATGTAAGATATTGGAGTTATACTAACCACGTGTGTGTGCGGTATAAGTGTAGGGTGCGATAACAATCAGTAGCTCTGAAATGGATCCATTATTATAAGTAATTAACAAATGCATTTGAAGCGTTGAGGTGGTGTGGTAGATATTTCATCCAATCAGCATACTTTGAATAATTAAACTGATCAACTTAATTAGCTTAATTAAGTTGATTTGACTACGGATCACTGCCATATGGTGCAGGGAAACAAAAAGAGAGGGGAActaattaaaagtaaaataatgagGATTTTAATTAACTGGTTCCCCAGACATCAGCAAGTGGGGGATGCGGAGTTGTAATTAAAAAGTCCTGTTGTGTTGGCAACATTCTACCCCTCCCTGTTTTAATATCGGCAAGGGCTCCATCCATCTAATTAAATCTGTAAATGAATTAGTAACATTGAAGGTCCTTGCCTTAGTTTGGCATTCAACCTTTGGATGTAAACCTGGAGGACATTTTGATATTTCTTTCCACACAGGAGGGgaagggtgatttttttttttgttcatttattccCAATAAAGCAAATGTTAAACCGGTCAAGAGGAGCGGGAACAAGTTTGTATTTTACTCGATAGACCACTAAAATGAGAGATGGCTGACTAATTTGCatgttagtttagtttagtttattcatACAATATCCAAGATATACAACATGATACAACAAACAGTATTACACAgtcggatgcgtgaaaggtcaccccaagcaagctatttaaagcttttaatagggggcccggtttcccataagtatcagatattggccagatatccttacattatggacaacatacagatatataatagacaataaACAATAAACACACAATAAGGTACAACGCACAATAATCATACAAGAAGTAATAGATAgtctcagtattctggttacactGGATTTGATGTGAAGTACATTGGCAGTTAGTAAATTCATAACAGAAcacacaggtgttcatgcgaTTAATAATCAGCACACTAAACATACATTGATacgagttgattttttagatttgccttgaagatggataGGGAtcgcaacatttttagtgtttcatcaagctcattccaaatctgtggccctctgcacacaatgcTAAAGCTTGTAGactttagtttccgttttttcccaatgattagattgctattcctggtggtgtaggtgtggctgggagtacagattgggatgagttgacagagcttatggtttcgtttatggacagtctgatacatgatgcaagcattctggaaatagttgtgttcaacaagcctcagaagattgtgtcggtggaagattgttttagtgggggcgttaaactcagaccatgttatgacctttttctgaagtatctcaagtttttttaaatgggttggaaatgtgttacaccatataatgCAATATTTTAAGggaggttcaaataaggatttgtacagaataagaagtgcagtgagtgggagataatgtctcaatttgaagaacaAAGCAgcatatttagacagtttgattgtgagatcatcaatatgtCTTTTAAAGTTCGAGAACtcgtcaatgtggatccccaggaattttgtagagctgactctttcaatgttttgtccgttgatttgtatgcaaatttggtcaatgtcctttttttttatgggaacgGAATACGACGTggtttgttttattgacatttagggagagtttgttgcatttaaaccatgtgtttatttttgctaactcactatttataatttgttcaagtgtatttggatttttatgataaaaaaacaagtttgtatcgtcagcaaataatactttatgtagtatggaTGAAGTATTAACATTGTCATTTATGTACAAGATGAAGAGAAGCAgccctaagatggacccttgGGGAACTCCATGATTGATGGGtttgtatgaagatttatggttgttaatagaaacatattgatgtcttccaaacaggtagctgcggaaccagtctaGCTGTATACGCTATGTCAAAGGCAATTACAGAAAACACTAAAGCACACTTGTAGGAAATATGATATGCATAAAATGTTATTTGTAAGTAAACATATGGAGCCAGCCTAACATTTGTAACACTGGTTATATCTTGAgttaaatttaatttctatttatttggccaatgactccatccatctatccatccatccatccatccatccattatctgtaccgcttgtcccaacaggggtcacgggtgtgctggagcctatcccagcagtcatcggacaataggcgggggacactcGGAACAGGCACAAGGAGAACAcataaactccacacagggagagccgGATGTGGAATCAAACCCATAAGCTCCgaattgtgaggcggacgtgctaaccagtgcaccactgtGGGCCAATGGCTCAATTCAACTATAAATAAGTAAATTATACTtgcaacattgtttttttgtttttacataaaGTTGCGTTCCGATATATGTAGTATAAGCACATTTTTAATTGATAACAGAGCTCCAGATTTCCTTTTATAATCCATGTTGTAAAACATTATATTTCTGAAAaagctaaacaaaaaaatatttgagcgCTAAAATTTTTTGACTAAGATTTCTAACACTGTCTTTTGTCACTTTCTTGCGACATTTCGACCagccaaaaaataataaaataataacaaatacgTAAACACAATTTCACATGAACTGCAAATTTGGCCAGGACAGTTTGTTTGGTCCACTatgttaaaacaatatttatGACCACaaatcgtgcgtgtgtgtaaatgaATATCTACTAAACTCAAACTGCACTTTGAAGCTTAATCTGTAGCATAATTAAAGCAGAACTGCCAGATGCCTTTTGGGATTTGAAAGAGGAACTATCTAATGTCAACATGAGGGTTGCATTGTAGAGCAGCTGTCCTATGATCCCTCAACTGCCACCTATCACATTCCCTGTCTTCATTAGTGtgtatttcattttgttttggactTGTGTGTGACATCACCTCCAACATGAGGCAGAGAGGTGTCCCCAGGACCCACGAGGAGTACAGGCTTTCATTAGCACTCTGTAATTAGGAACAGATGCAATTCGCAGCGCAGCACCAATCGTAGACAGAGGGTCACACACAAGAAACTACACGCAAATATGTCACGTGTCGTGCCCCCTGTGATCAGCCGGTAACTCTGTCACTCAGTCACCATGAATACTATTCACAGCCACGCCCCTTCTATTGAGTCAATCGCTCACACTTGTTGCTGCCCTCCACCGGTCCACTATTAAACGCCACGCAGTTTACACTTGTCAGTTCGTCCCAGTATGCTACCTGTCCGTGCCCTTGCTCTGtgccttgttgttcttgttgCCTCCCAGTTGTCGACCTGTTTCCGTGTTCCAACCCTGAACGCCGCCAGCCCTGACCAAGCCCTCGTCCAACGATCAAGCCAGAACGCCGCCAGCCCTGACTGAATGGCCAATCATTGACCACGACTCCATCTTGCTCATTGAGCTCGACGCCCGATCTCCTCCTTTCCCATATAAACGGTGTGTCATATTTGGTCGTCCTGCCCGTCTGTTCCCGTAACAGAATACACAAACAGTACTGCAGTTCCTGACATACACTCATGCCCTGTGTAACCCCAAGCAGAGTGTGTTGAGACCTGCCTTTTTCTGAAAATGTGTCTGTCACCAGTTCTGAATTTTGGTTCACCATGAAATATTTTACAGTGAACCCGTGCTATTCTTTTTAGAATTGTCAGACAGTATTGAGATCTGGATTGAAGTTCCACAGGAACGTCcacagcagtggttcttaacctgggttcgatcgaacgtCAGGGGTTTGGTGAGTCgatctcaggggttcagcagagccccCGCCACCGAGGTCCAGACACGCTTGAATAattgtgtaaatttgtgatgacacACACGGCCCGCTTGGCCATCACCGGCTGCATATGATCATGCTACACTGCTTGGCCAATCAGCGCTGCGGGGAATTtagtgcgtactcagtagtcaACGTGTGACTGTTGTTGTCATACGTCGTgtgatttatttaatattttacccATACTAACTATGTCGGGCAAAAGAAGAAAGTGGTCGGACGAACATGTAAAACATGGATTCTCATGTATCACGGAACGTCTGCATGGTTTGCAACGGCAAGTTGAGCAACTCAAGTCTTGCACCGGCAAAACTGAAGGAACACTTCTTGAAGCTGCATGGAGACGGGGAATACAAGAACACAACACTTGCTGAATTCAGGCTGAAGAGAGCCAGATTCGATGAAAGGGCCACTCTGCCTGCTCTTGGATTTGTACCTGTTAACAAACCGATCCTGACAGCATCGTACGAAGTTGCTTACCTGATCGCAAAGCAGGGCAAGCCACACACCATTGGTGAAACACTTGTGAAACCAGCTGCATTAAAGATGGCGAATCTGAAAATCGGAACAGCGGCCGAAGGTAAATTATCCCAAATTCCCCTTTCAAATGACACGGTCAGTGACAGAATAGAAGACATGAGTAAAGACATCTTGGAGCCAGGTTCAACAGCAACTCTTCAGaacaacaaccctctcaacgtTTTGGTGTCGACAAATGAACAAGTATCCAGTTATTGCTAAGAAAGCCCTGGAACATTTTATACCATTTTTTACAACATATCTTTGTGAGCAATCTTTTTCGAGGATGCTGGACATAAAAACGAAGAAGGTCATGACATGAGAGTGACACTTGCCAAGGTGAAGccacgcatatctgaactgatctctcaaaggcaacagcagaagaccccccccccccacacacacacacacactaaagaagggttcggtgaatgcgcatatgaaactgatggggttcggtacctccaaaaaggttaagaaccactggtctacaGTCACCCTCTCTGTTTCTCATCCTTATTGACTGGATAATGAAAACCACGACAACAGGGAGAGAAAACGGTATACCCTCTGGccacaactaccgtatttttcggactaaaagtcgctccggaatatacgttGCATTagacataaaatgcacaataaagtgaaagtaaacatatataagtcgctccggagtataagtcgcattttgggggaaatttattcgacaaaatccaacaccaagaacagacatgaacgagcaacaacagactAAACGATAGGCTAacttgacataaacacaaacgaagagctgagaacgggcctgacgtaacattcagagttattcaaataactattacataaataacacgtttatcaatcTCTCCACcagtcactccaattcattaaatccatcgatcgtcctttatggaaacgatgccgtgtatgcgccgcgccgctgacgtctaaatattctaaacattccacagacccatgtaacgatatataaagtatagaccaaataactatcatataaacaacaatattatcaaaccatctgtttcactccaaatcattaaatccatcgatcaaattcctcgtcctttgtcaacaacgccgcgcgtgcgccgctgacgtcagccttgtcgttgttccacagatctagtatataacaatattgtagcattaacaaagtaccaggaaagaTGTGGGTCTGGTAAacggtaggggtgtaaatcgcgggttttgtcacgatacgatatcatatcgatacaaagaaccacgacacgatatttgccgatatcttaaagcctgctgtgattcattcatgatacatcacgatatagtgctctacgatcgatatagaacaatatcctgatttataacaattcatacacaaaatcaacaaggtactgcaaactctttatttaggaaattacaaagtgcttccaaacgaatgacttgaagcccaaaggggagcgaatttccttgtcttcttggacactagccatagaacgagcccaggagccacgtagttgtcggctccgctttcacgtgcctgctctgctcacaacacaacacgcagcgcactgctcccggaaagaggaagcaaacaacaatgaactggatttcaaaataaagtcgcgtctaatgtccgaggtcaaaaacgggcgatatagatcgatgtttacgtttagcatcgatgccaacaaatcgtagagcattatatcgattaatcgatgtgtatcgatgaatcgttacacccctagtaaactgCTCTTttcttaacaaaacaagagttcaacgagccaacaactattgaaatgtaacgataaaaacgtatacaagttgctacacgaaataaaatatatcaaataactataacataaatagttcaccgccacacggccccaagcaccggcattgacttccaggcgtgtcgCAGCacggacttccatccccggaggtggcacttccagccacggaggcgGAAGAGAgttccatagaataggaccgggcgttcgtaaaagccatgtccgagccccatccaccatccccggacagccacccggccgagcgccggcccccgacttccatccacggaggtgaaagagagctccgtagagtaggaccgggcgtgcgtaaaagccataatagtttttcaaaccttctgtgtcactccaaatcattaaatccttcaaactcttcattgtccgtgtcacttacaaacaaagccgctattGATGagggtagtacgtggggcccttcgttatcttcgtcatcccgtgatcaaatcctttgtc
It encodes the following:
- the lmo4a gene encoding LIM domain transcription factor LMO4a, with protein sequence MMVNSRVEGPTVAVVGGTAGRSCAGCGGRIVDRFLLFSMEQYWHTRCLKCSCCHAQLGEYSSTCYSKGGMILCKNDYIRLFGHSGACSACGQAIPASEMVMRAQGNVYHLKCFICATCRNRLVPGDRFHYINGTIFCEHDRPGGGLLSGHPTQMHANGMMSDQKVC